The following are encoded in a window of Panicum virgatum strain AP13 chromosome 5N, P.virgatum_v5, whole genome shotgun sequence genomic DNA:
- the LOC120672756 gene encoding uncharacterized protein LOC120672756 isoform X2 encodes MSGDVSRAAWNSAYEKGLVEILHEYKDNPKYKGQNGWSSEGWRIITAKFNESFPIAHFTKQQIQEKEKELKGNYKTLRDAKKESGNGWNESLCMILAEPKIWEKLIKNHPKVAKFRKKPFPLFYQLEALYEGSIATGNLNFTSIQQKDPLDDAPMAAPRVAPMAAPRVAPMAAPMVAPIAAPTVAPMAAPAERSISEQSLHSDLRDFGNNPYVSSFDGQGTSSARNEQNEAHSAPSEGGSGRKRKQSHIGSALEDYVEFKKSQTSKTLEALNEKKKHAEEFCFEKCADQVDSINELTNEEKSYAIELFESDTNREVFMKTKNPEVRLIWLKRKIRVLSGRAI; translated from the exons ATGTCAGGTGATGTTTCAAGGGCTGCTTGGAACTCCGCATACGAGAAAGGGCTTGTTGAAATATTACATGAGTATAAGGATAACCCAAAATATAAAGGTCAGAATGGTTGGTCATCAGAAGGGTGGAGGATTATCACTGCCAAGTTCAACGAGAGCTTTCCCATAGCTCACTTCACAAAGCAACAAattcaagaaaaggaaaaggagctTAAAGGTAACTACAAGACACTAAGAGATGCAAAAAAGGAAAGTGGTAATGGCTGGAATGAATCTTTGTGCATGATACTTGCCGAACCAAAAATCTGGGAGAAGTTAATTAAG AACCATCCAAAAGTAGCAAAGTTTCGCAAAAAGCCATTTCCTCTCTTTTACCAATTGGAAGCACTATATGAAG GAAGTATTGCCACAGGGAATCTTAACTTCACTTCAATTCAGCAAAAGGATCCTCTTGATGATGCTCCTATGGCTGCTCCAAGGGTTGCTCCTATGGCTGCTCCAAGGGTTGCCCCTATGGCTGCTCCAATGGTTGCTCCTATCGCTGCTCCAACTGTTGCTCCTATGGCTGCTCCTGCTGAGAGAAGTATCTCTGAACAAAGCCTCCACAGTGATCTTAGAGACTTTGGCAATAATCCGTATGTTTCAAGTTTTGATGGCCAAGGGACCTCAAGTGCACGCAATGAACAAAATGAAGCTCATTCTGCTCCAAGTGAAGGAGGAAGTGGGAGAAAGCGTAAGCAAAGTCACATTGGATCCGCTCTTGAGGATTATGTGGAGTTTAAAAAGAGTCAAACAAGCAAAACTTTGGAAGCTTTGAATGAAAAGAAAAAGCATGCTGAGGAATTTTGTTTTGAGAAGTGTGCTGATCAAGTGGATTCTATaaatgaattaacaaatgagGAGAAGTCATATGCTATAGAGCTCTTTGAATCTGATACAAACAGAGAAGTGTTCATGAAGACCAAAAATCCTGAAGTTCGTCTAATTTGGCTAAAGAGAAAAATCAG AGTGCTCAGCGGACGTGCGATataa